The Paenibacillus spongiae nucleotide sequence GCCGATCGGCGAAGGATATCGCTGATTTATTCGACGGGATCGGCGGCAATGTGAACGCCTTTACGGCGAAGGAATATACGTGTTATTTTGCTAAAGTGCTGGATCAGCATTTGCCAATGGCCGTCGATGCCTTGGCCGATATGTTCTTCGAATCGCAATTCGACGCAGGCGAGCTCGGCAAGGAGAAGAATGTAATTCTGGAAGAAATCGCGATGTATGACGATACGCCGGACGATAAAGTGCATGACGAGGCGTCGCGGGCTGCATACGGCGATCACTCGCTCGCTTATTCGATCCTTGGCTTGGAGGAGCGTCTGACGGCGATGACCAGCGATACGCTGCGGGGTTACATGGCGGATCATTATCGTATTGACAACACGGTTATCAGCGTTGCCGGCAACGTGGAAGAGAAGGCGCTGCTCGAGCTGCTGGAGCGTCACTTCGGCGGCTTCGCCAACACCGGAGCGGAACAGCCGGTTTCGGCTCCAGTCTTCAACGGGACTTATCTGTTCCATAAGAAAAAGACGGAGCAGAATCATATTTGCCTGTCGTTTCCGGGCTGCTCGATTGCGGATCCGCAGCTGTACGCGATGATACTGCTCAACAATGCGGTTGGGGGAGGCATGAGCTCAAGGCTGTTCCAGGAAATCCGCGAGAAGCGCGGTCTTGCCTATTCGGTCTATTCTTATCATACCTCTTATGCGGATAGCGGCTTGTTCACCATCTACGCCGGCACGGCTCCCAAGCAGACGAAAGACGTGCTCGACTTGACGATGGAGATGCTCCATGAACTATCGGCCAAGGGTCTGACGGAAGCCGAGCTGCATCGGGGGAAGGAGCAGCTGAAGGGAAGCCTCATTCTCAGCCTGGAGAGCACAAGCAGCCGCATGAACCGGCTCGGCAAGAACGAGCTGATGCTCGGGCGGCATTATACGCAGGATGAATTGCTGAACCGGATCGATAGCGTAACGATGACAGATATACAGGATGTCACCAAACGGATGCTGTCCGTGCCGTTCGCCGTGGCGATGGTCGGAAGCAACGATAAGGCAGCATCTACACTGGGGAGGGATAGCCTTGTATCAAGTAACCTTTAAACGGCTTCCCGGCAATGAAGACATTCAGCTGCCGCGCCGAATGTCCGAGCTTGCAGCGGGCTTCGACGTACATGCGGCCGTGAGCGAGCCCGTCCTGCTTGAGCCGGGAGAGCGGAAGCTTATTCCGACCGGCTTCGCTATGGCGATGCCTGCCGATCTGGAAGCCCAGATCCGGCCGCGCAGCGGGCTGGCATTCAAGCACGGCATTACTTGCTTGAATACGCCCGGAACGATCGACGCGGATTATCGGGGAGAAGTTAAGGTGCTGCTCGTCAACCTGGGTACCGAGGCATTCACGATCGAGCGCGGCGAACGCATTGCGCAGATGTTATTCCAGGTCGTACCGAAGGTAACGATCGAGGAAGTCGATGAATTACCGGAGACCGTTCGCGGTGCGGGCGGATTCGGCCATACAGGCGTATAGAGCGCGATTGGGAACAAGCAGGTAAACAGCGGACTCAATTCTGTTATATAGAACGATAAATAGGTACAATGAATGGTGCAGGAAGAAGGTTGCCGCAAGGCTGCCCTTAATTCCTATACCGGCCCGGAGCGATGGCGCTCCGGGTTTTTTTCATTGTGATCTTCCCGTGAAGAGAAGCACCCATTGTGGGCGTTCGCATACTATGGTCTATATCCAAGTGCGCAGACTGACAGCCGGGGATAGCGGTGTAATGCCGTTAACGGTTGCAGTGGGAAAGGAGTGGTTCCCCGATGCTAACGGGGGTTCAGGTCGTGCTGCTCGGCGGAGACGCACGCCAGCTCGAGGTCATTCGCAAGCTGACCGAGCTAGACGCTTCTGTGACGATAGCCGGCTTCGACCAGCTGCATACACCGCTCGACGGTGCTGTGCGGGCAGATATGAACGTAGAGCTGATGAAGACAGCGGACGCTGTTATATTACCTGCTGTCGGGACGGATGATGACGGCCGGATCATGACGGTATTCAGCGACCAGGAGCTCATCCTGTCGGAGGAGCTTTTCGAGGTGCTGCCTAAGCATTGTATCATTTATGCAGGCATGGCGAAGACCTATTTACGCGATTTGTGCAGCAAGCATATGATCCGTCTCGTCGAGCTGTTCGATCGGGATGACGTGGCCATTTATAATTCAATCCCGACCGCAGAAGGCGCGGTTATGATGGCGATTCAGAACACCGATATTACGATTCATGGCTCTTCCTGCATGGTCCTGGGACTTGGACGGACGGGGCTCACGCTGGCCCGGACGCTTCAAGGGCTCGGTGCCAAGGTCAAGGTGGGAGTCAGGCGCGAGGAGCACTATGCAAGGGCGTACGAAATGGGGTTTGAGCCCTTCTATATCAAGGAACTCTTGCAGAATGTGGGGAATATTGACTTGCTTTTTAATACAATTCCGACTATGATAGTCACAGCGCAAATTATTGCAAATTTGCCCTCTCGAGCGGTCATTATCGACCTTGCTTCCAAGCCTGGCGGAACGGATTTCCGCTTCGCAGAGAAGCGGGGTATTAAAGCTTTGCTCGCCCCGGGTCTCCCAGGAATCGTCGCACCCAAAACCGCTGGACGCATCATTGCGGATTGTTTAAGCCGATTGATTAAGGAAGAGACCAGTAAGCGGGGGAATGAGCAATGAAATGGCAAGGTAAAACGGTCGGTTACGCGCTGTCCGGATCTCACTGCACCTTTGCGGAGGTAATGCCGGTCATCAAGCGCTTTGTAGATGAGGGAGCCAACGTGGTGCCTATCGCCAGCCAAACCTTAATGACGACGGATACAAGATTCGGAACGTCGGAAGATTGGCAGCGGCAGCTGAAGTCCATCACGGGCAACGAGTTGATTTCGACAATTGTAGAAGCAGAGCCTCTGGGCCCTTCGAAGCTGCTGGATGTCCTGGTCATAGCGCCCTGTACGGGCAATACGACAAGCAAGCTGGCGAATGCCATGACGGACAGTGCGGTATTGATGGCGGCCAAG carries:
- a CDS encoding M16 family metallopeptidase, with protein sequence MNNYTLSNGLRVVVEYIPTFRSVAFGIWVKTGSRNETPENNGISHFIEHMLFKGTARRSAKDIADLFDGIGGNVNAFTAKEYTCYFAKVLDQHLPMAVDALADMFFESQFDAGELGKEKNVILEEIAMYDDTPDDKVHDEASRAAYGDHSLAYSILGLEERLTAMTSDTLRGYMADHYRIDNTVISVAGNVEEKALLELLERHFGGFANTGAEQPVSAPVFNGTYLFHKKKTEQNHICLSFPGCSIADPQLYAMILLNNAVGGGMSSRLFQEIREKRGLAYSVYSYHTSYADSGLFTIYAGTAPKQTKDVLDLTMEMLHELSAKGLTEAELHRGKEQLKGSLILSLESTSSRMNRLGKNELMLGRHYTQDELLNRIDSVTMTDIQDVTKRMLSVPFAVAMVGSNDKAASTLGRDSLVSSNL
- the dut gene encoding dUTP diphosphatase; the protein is MSELAAGFDVHAAVSEPVLLEPGERKLIPTGFAMAMPADLEAQIRPRSGLAFKHGITCLNTPGTIDADYRGEVKVLLVNLGTEAFTIERGERIAQMLFQVVPKVTIEEVDELPETVRGAGGFGHTGV
- the dpsA gene encoding dipicolinate synthase subunit DpsA: MLTGVQVVLLGGDARQLEVIRKLTELDASVTIAGFDQLHTPLDGAVRADMNVELMKTADAVILPAVGTDDDGRIMTVFSDQELILSEELFEVLPKHCIIYAGMAKTYLRDLCSKHMIRLVELFDRDDVAIYNSIPTAEGAVMMAIQNTDITIHGSSCMVLGLGRTGLTLARTLQGLGAKVKVGVRREEHYARAYEMGFEPFYIKELLQNVGNIDLLFNTIPTMIVTAQIIANLPSRAVIIDLASKPGGTDFRFAEKRGIKALLAPGLPGIVAPKTAGRIIADCLSRLIKEETSKRGNEQ
- a CDS encoding dipicolinate synthase subunit B; this translates as MKWQGKTVGYALSGSHCTFAEVMPVIKRFVDEGANVVPIASQTLMTTDTRFGTSEDWQRQLKSITGNELISTIVEAEPLGPSKLLDVLVIAPCTGNTTSKLANAMTDSAVLMAAKAQMRNQRPLVLAISTNDGLGLNAANIAKLLVCKNVYFVPFGQDNPLQKPNSLVAKMDLVPEACEAALKGQQLQPLLIERTQS